In Deinococcus sp. QL22, the following are encoded in one genomic region:
- a CDS encoding isoprenylcysteine carboxyl methyltransferase family protein: MTARQLAPILFAFLIVQRLLELRLARANERWARQQGAVEYGQAHYPLFFILHPTWMLALLLEGRKRGGRVHWPILALFVLAQPLRYWVIRTLGRYWNTRILIVPGGKRVTGGPFRLLPHPNYAVVALEIAAAPLAVGAWRTALAYTVLNAALLLLVRLPAENAALRGYRVDQTSPA; this comes from the coding sequence TTGACCGCCCGCCAACTCGCCCCCATTCTCTTCGCCTTCCTGATCGTGCAGCGGCTCCTCGAACTGCGGCTGGCACGCGCCAACGAACGCTGGGCGCGGCAGCAGGGCGCAGTGGAATATGGCCAGGCCCATTACCCGCTGTTTTTTATTCTGCACCCCACCTGGATGCTGGCCCTGCTGCTAGAAGGACGCAAGAGGGGTGGGCGCGTGCATTGGCCGATACTGGCGCTGTTCGTGCTGGCGCAACCGCTGCGCTACTGGGTCATTCGCACGCTGGGGCGTTACTGGAATACCCGCATTCTGATCGTGCCGGGTGGAAAGCGCGTCACAGGTGGGCCATTCCGCCTTCTACCGCATCCAAACTATGCTGTGGTGGCCCTGGAAATCGCCGCCGCACCGCTCGCTGTCGGCGCGTGGCGAACCGCACTTGCTTACACGGTGCTCAATGCTGCCCTGCTGCTGCTGGTGCGCCTGCCTGCAGAGAATGCCGCGCTGAGAGGTTACAGGGTTGATCAGACCTCGCCAGCTTGA
- the meaB gene encoding methylmalonyl Co-A mutase-associated GTPase MeaB, whose protein sequence is MTAPDPQPTVHSTQPSLESRFRSGDLRALSRALTLAEAGLPAARPLLRVAREQAARKPGIVLGITGSPGSGKSTLTDALIAHLRGLGQRVAVVAVDPSSPYSGGAILGDRIRMLRHHADAGVFVRSLASRGALGGLSARTMQVLALLEGAGFDWVILETVGVGQSEVDVASACDHTLLVLTPAGGDGVQAFKAGIMEIADVIAVNKADLPGADRTVRELVAAQGLGAHDEHTWFAPVQKTVAGAGQGRLEQGSTGQGLEPTGIAGLVAAVLAHRVHLGAAGLTGRRTRRAEFEVRSLVQERLLRRARDTSADLYARVARGELDADAAADALLGSQL, encoded by the coding sequence ATGACGGCCCCCGATCCACAGCCCACAGTCCACAGCACACAACCCTCTCTCGAATCCCGCTTCCGCTCCGGCGACCTGCGTGCGCTCTCCCGCGCCCTCACGTTGGCCGAGGCTGGCTTGCCCGCCGCCCGGCCTTTATTGCGTGTGGCACGCGAGCAAGCAGCCCGCAAGCCCGGCATCGTACTGGGCATTACGGGCAGCCCCGGCAGCGGCAAAAGCACCCTCACCGACGCCCTGATTGCCCACCTGCGCGGGTTGGGGCAGCGGGTGGCGGTGGTGGCCGTCGACCCCAGCAGCCCCTATTCGGGCGGCGCGATTCTCGGAGACCGCATCCGGATGCTGCGCCACCACGCCGACGCGGGCGTGTTCGTGCGCTCTCTGGCGAGCCGGGGAGCGTTGGGCGGCCTGTCTGCACGCACGATGCAAGTGCTGGCGCTGCTGGAAGGCGCGGGTTTCGACTGGGTGATTCTGGAAACGGTGGGTGTGGGCCAATCGGAGGTGGATGTGGCCTCGGCCTGCGACCATACACTGCTCGTTCTGACCCCGGCGGGCGGCGACGGTGTGCAGGCGTTCAAGGCGGGCATTATGGAAATTGCCGATGTGATCGCCGTGAACAAGGCTGATTTGCCGGGTGCCGACCGAACCGTGCGCGAACTGGTGGCTGCGCAGGGCCTCGGCGCACACGACGAACACACCTGGTTTGCACCCGTTCAAAAAACGGTGGCGGGTGCAGGGCAGGGCAGACTGGAGCAGGGCAGCACAGGACAGGGGTTGGAGCCGACAGGAATTGCCGGATTGGTCGCCGCTGTACTGGCCCACCGTGTCCATCTCGGCGCGGCAGGTCTGACCGGGCGCCGCACCCGCCGCGCCGAATTCGAGGTTCGCTCGCTGGTGCAGGAGCGGTTGCTGCGCCGCGCCCGTGATACCAGCGCCGACCTTTATGCCCGTGTGGCACGCGGAGAACTGGACGCCGATGCTGCGGCTGATGCTTTGCTGGGAAGTCAGCTTTGA